The following proteins are encoded in a genomic region of Synechococcus sp. CBW1002:
- a CDS encoding HAD-IA family hydrolase — MQADLKTAAAWPRPRALLLDAMGTLITLRQSVGHTYAAVAAEHGLTVEATAIDRVFGEIYRQAPPLAFPGLEGAELLAAERQWWGERISTALHQAGGVVAPPELPCALFERFADPALWMVYAEVPDCLARWQTLGIRLAVVSNFDQRLQGLLEGLGLTSWLEVVVVSSSAGAAKPSPLPFRQALHQLQLEPGQAWHVGDSPEDELGAAAAGVRCLRLDRS, encoded by the coding sequence ATGCAGGCTGACCTGAAGACGGCCGCAGCCTGGCCCCGGCCGCGGGCCCTGCTGCTCGATGCGATGGGCACCCTGATCACCCTGCGCCAGTCGGTGGGGCACACCTACGCCGCCGTGGCCGCTGAGCACGGGCTCACGGTGGAGGCGACCGCCATCGACCGGGTTTTCGGCGAGATCTACCGGCAGGCTCCACCCCTGGCCTTTCCGGGCCTGGAGGGCGCCGAGCTGCTGGCCGCTGAACGGCAGTGGTGGGGGGAGCGCATCTCAACGGCCCTGCACCAGGCGGGCGGCGTGGTGGCACCACCAGAACTGCCATGCGCCCTGTTCGAGCGTTTCGCCGATCCAGCCCTCTGGATGGTCTACGCCGAGGTGCCGGACTGTCTGGCCCGCTGGCAGACCCTGGGGATCCGCCTGGCCGTGGTCAGCAATTTCGACCAGCGTCTCCAGGGCCTGCTGGAGGGGCTGGGCCTGACCAGCTGGCTGGAAGTGGTTGTGGTGTCCAGCAGTGCCGGGGCCGCCAAACCCTCGCCGCTGCCATTCCGGCAGGCGCTCCATCAGCTGCAGCTGGAGCCCGGGCAGGCCTGGCACGTGGGGGACAGCCCGGAGGATGAGCTGGGAGCCGCCGCTGCCGGAGTGCGCTGCCTGCGCCTGGATCGGTCTTGA
- a CDS encoding AAA family ATPase produces the protein MSDLFSHHGEQRRAALAPLADRLRPRRLEEFVGQQSILGPGRLLHRAISADRVGNLILHGPPGTGKTTLARIIAATTRAHFTSLNAVLAGVKDLRLAVEEARARLERHGLRTLLFIDEVHRFNSAQQDALLPWVENGTVTLIGATTENPYFEVNKALVSRSRLFRLQPLESGDLEALLQRALTDVERGYGGRAIRLLPEAAAHLVDVAGGDARSLLNALELAVETTEPDRHGTVTIDLAIAEESIQQRAVLYDKQGDAHFDTISAFIKSLRGSDPDAALFWLARMVEAGENPRFLFRRMLISAGEDVGLADPMAIVVVEACAAAFERIGLPEGLYPLAQAALYLAGTEKSNSTLGVFDAIKVVRTANRQQVPAHLRDANRDGQAFGDGVGYRYPHAYAEHWVAQQYLPVALQGEVFWQPGAVGWEGQRRQRLQERRAAQLGAAAELTEEAGELLTSSPEDPRLERWLQRQASAEGARLDQLRQRFWKDACLKRTDRVLVLEARSLLWALDPLQRVPEGGVVIGPATDDDRERIQSHLALLDSLQRPRLLGAGPAGLGAASGLLHKEERFEWIVARQPLRHIGASGWSTWLQQLDQLAAPAAEIRLLFSAPMIGPASALRCLRTSMAKPKPSAARGGVGSEVLARLETREQEWLRQELAAEGWALAGLGQRGWECNSEAWEESLPLPLTPSLLERWFAPGSAYCRWLQEQGEGEALALLLQDLKGLPNAVLPQRLEHRLLLARRTGA, from the coding sequence GTGAGCGACCTTTTCAGCCATCACGGCGAGCAGCGGCGCGCGGCGCTTGCTCCCCTCGCCGATCGGCTGCGGCCGCGGCGCCTCGAGGAGTTCGTGGGCCAGCAGTCGATTCTGGGGCCCGGCCGGCTGCTGCACCGGGCCATCAGCGCCGACCGGGTGGGCAACCTGATCCTGCATGGCCCGCCGGGTACGGGCAAAACCACCCTGGCCCGGATCATCGCGGCCACCACCCGCGCCCACTTCACCAGCCTCAACGCCGTGCTGGCGGGGGTGAAGGACCTGCGGCTGGCGGTGGAGGAGGCCCGCGCCCGGCTGGAGCGGCACGGCCTGCGCACCCTCCTGTTCATCGATGAAGTGCACCGCTTCAACAGTGCCCAGCAGGACGCGTTGCTGCCCTGGGTGGAGAACGGCACCGTCACCCTGATCGGTGCAACCACCGAGAACCCCTACTTCGAGGTCAACAAGGCACTGGTGAGCCGCTCGCGGCTGTTCCGGCTGCAACCGCTGGAGAGCGGCGATCTGGAGGCGCTGCTGCAGCGGGCCCTCACGGACGTGGAGCGGGGCTATGGCGGCCGGGCGATCCGGCTGCTGCCCGAGGCCGCAGCGCACCTGGTCGACGTGGCCGGAGGGGATGCCCGCAGCCTGCTCAATGCCCTGGAGCTGGCGGTGGAGACGACGGAACCGGATCGGCACGGCACCGTCACCATCGATCTGGCGATCGCGGAGGAGTCGATCCAGCAACGGGCCGTGCTTTACGACAAGCAGGGTGATGCCCACTTCGACACGATCAGCGCCTTCATCAAATCCCTGCGCGGATCCGATCCCGATGCCGCCCTGTTCTGGCTGGCTCGGATGGTGGAGGCCGGGGAGAACCCCCGCTTCCTGTTCCGCCGCATGCTGATCTCGGCCGGAGAAGACGTGGGCCTGGCCGATCCGATGGCCATCGTGGTGGTGGAGGCCTGCGCCGCGGCCTTCGAACGGATCGGCCTGCCCGAGGGTCTCTACCCGCTGGCCCAGGCGGCCCTGTATCTGGCCGGCACCGAGAAAAGCAACAGCACCCTGGGCGTGTTCGATGCGATCAAGGTGGTGCGCACCGCCAACAGGCAACAGGTACCGGCCCATCTGCGCGATGCCAACCGCGATGGGCAGGCCTTTGGTGATGGGGTCGGCTACCGCTACCCGCATGCCTACGCCGAGCACTGGGTGGCCCAGCAGTACCTGCCAGTCGCCCTGCAGGGCGAGGTGTTCTGGCAGCCAGGGGCGGTGGGCTGGGAGGGGCAGCGGCGCCAGCGGCTGCAGGAGCGGCGGGCGGCCCAGCTGGGAGCGGCGGCGGAACTCACCGAGGAGGCCGGGGAGCTGCTCACCAGCAGCCCGGAGGATCCCCGCCTCGAGCGATGGCTGCAGCGCCAGGCCAGTGCCGAAGGCGCCAGGCTCGATCAACTGCGGCAACGATTCTGGAAAGACGCTTGCCTGAAGCGCACCGACCGGGTGCTTGTCCTGGAGGCGCGATCGCTGCTCTGGGCGCTGGATCCCCTGCAGCGGGTCCCGGAAGGTGGTGTGGTGATCGGCCCAGCCACAGACGACGATAGAGAAAGGATTCAAAGCCACCTGGCCCTGCTTGACAGCCTGCAGCGGCCGCGTCTGCTCGGGGCCGGCCCTGCAGGGCTCGGGGCCGCCAGTGGCCTTCTGCACAAGGAGGAGCGTTTCGAATGGATCGTGGCGCGCCAACCACTGCGGCACATCGGGGCCTCCGGCTGGAGCACCTGGCTGCAGCAGCTGGACCAGCTGGCGGCCCCAGCGGCCGAGATCCGCCTGTTGTTCAGCGCACCGATGATCGGGCCGGCCAGCGCCCTGCGCTGCCTGCGCACTTCCATGGCGAAACCCAAGCCATCTGCAGCCCGAGGTGGTGTCGGGTCTGAAGTTCTGGCACGCCTGGAGACACGGGAGCAGGAGTGGTTACGGCAGGAGCTGGCCGCTGAGGGCTGGGCCTTGGCAGGTCTGGGTCAGCGGGGTTGGGAATGCAACAGCGAAGCCTGGGAGGAGTCACTGCCGCTGCCGCTCACGCCATCCCTGCTGGAGCGCTGGTTTGCTCCCGGCAGCGCCTATTGCCGCTGGCTGCAAGAGCAGGGCGAGGGCGAGGCCCTGGCCCTCCTGCTGCAGGATCTGAAAGGCCTGCCGAATGCCGTTCTGCCCCAGCGCCTCGAACATCGGCTGCTGCTAGCCCGCCGCACTGGAGCGTGA
- a CDS encoding NAD(P)/FAD-dependent oxidoreductase, which translates to MSSDPIAPDTSSATGSIDRSIVIVGGGFGGLYTALALAQHRDHPPILLIEPNERFVFQPLLYELLSEEMRSWEIAPRYDSLLASRGIAWLQDRVDQVDTEQHTLKTRSGHELRYGRLVIASGGQPATFNVPGALEHALFFRTLHDVERLQGLVRQLRQQALPLQRLAIVGAGPSGVELACKLADLLGGSTLIELIEQGEDLLPQARSFNREQARLALQRRDVRLRCRNRVRAIHPGGLDLLLPEPGNEAGRQERLPAEAVIWTAGFQARPPALNPPVPGDRLGRLPGQPDLRLQGHHDVFVIGDGAHVADEDGEPFPANAQVAFQQAPCLAANLLHSLAGEPLDSFHWNDLGEMISLGLGEASLTGGGFTLAGAAAFQLRRLAYLTRLPGLPLQLKVAAGWLTDGR; encoded by the coding sequence GTGAGCTCCGATCCCATCGCACCTGACACGTCGTCGGCCACAGGATCCATCGATCGCAGCATCGTGATCGTGGGTGGCGGCTTCGGTGGCCTCTACACCGCCCTGGCCCTGGCCCAGCACCGCGATCACCCGCCGATCCTGCTGATCGAACCCAACGAGCGCTTCGTCTTCCAGCCCTTGTTGTACGAATTGCTCAGTGAGGAGATGCGCAGCTGGGAGATCGCCCCCCGCTACGACAGCCTGCTGGCCAGCCGCGGCATCGCCTGGCTGCAGGACCGGGTGGACCAGGTCGACACCGAACAGCACACGCTCAAAACCCGCAGCGGTCATGAACTCCGCTATGGCCGCCTGGTGATCGCCAGCGGCGGCCAACCCGCCACCTTCAACGTGCCAGGCGCCCTCGAGCACGCCCTCTTCTTCCGCACGCTTCATGACGTGGAACGGCTCCAGGGGCTGGTGCGGCAATTGCGGCAGCAGGCGCTGCCGTTGCAACGCCTGGCGATCGTGGGGGCTGGCCCCAGCGGTGTGGAGCTGGCCTGCAAGCTGGCTGATCTGCTCGGCGGCAGCACGCTGATCGAGCTGATCGAACAGGGGGAGGATCTCCTGCCCCAGGCCCGCTCCTTCAACCGCGAACAGGCGCGGCTGGCCCTGCAACGCCGCGATGTGCGCCTGCGCTGCCGCAACCGGGTGCGGGCCATTCATCCCGGCGGCCTGGATCTCCTTCTGCCGGAGCCGGGCAACGAGGCCGGTCGGCAGGAACGTCTGCCGGCGGAAGCGGTGATCTGGACCGCCGGCTTCCAGGCCCGCCCACCGGCCCTCAACCCGCCCGTGCCAGGCGACCGCCTGGGCCGCCTGCCCGGCCAGCCTGACCTGCGGCTGCAGGGGCATCACGACGTCTTTGTGATCGGCGATGGCGCCCATGTGGCCGACGAGGACGGCGAGCCGTTCCCCGCCAATGCCCAGGTGGCTTTTCAGCAGGCCCCCTGCCTTGCCGCCAACCTGCTGCACTCCCTGGCCGGCGAACCGCTGGACTCCTTCCACTGGAACGACCTGGGCGAGATGATCAGCCTCGGGCTCGGCGAAGCCAGCCTCACCGGTGGTGGTTTCACCTTGGCGGGCGCCGCGGCCTTCCAGTTGCGGCGCCTGGCCTACCTGACCCGACTGCCCGGCCTGCCCCTGCAACTCAAGGTGGCGGCCGGCTGGCTCACCGATGGACGCTGA
- a CDS encoding efflux RND transporter periplasmic adaptor subunit → MAVALSTLLLAACDKPAPPAAKPLVVSTAPVQIAPFSERVETVSTLEAIDEVQLAAQAGGRIQQLGIGQGDKVKAGQLLLVLDQVQLQADLATLLAREEKDKLNYQRYEYLVRQGAASAIQRDQFRAQYIESREAVLAKRADLAFRDLRSPIDGTVADVQVKVGDVISAGDPFTRLIRNDRLFARIDVPAIFSDRIRPGLPVTLKQAGSDRVLVEGRIDSVDPNVLAGSQALLVKAAFANPGGGLRNGQRLRATVELDRRQLPSVPFAAVTQSSGQSFVFRVGTLAELKLQPGKVPIEQLEALPPSARFALQTPVQLGGLQNNRYPVVQGLDSGRQVITSNLLNLRHGMPIKVN, encoded by the coding sequence ATGGCCGTTGCCCTGAGCACACTGCTCCTGGCGGCCTGTGACAAGCCCGCGCCTCCAGCGGCCAAGCCCCTGGTGGTGAGCACCGCTCCGGTTCAGATCGCTCCCTTCAGCGAGCGGGTGGAGACGGTCAGCACCCTTGAGGCCATTGATGAGGTTCAGCTGGCCGCCCAGGCCGGCGGCAGGATCCAGCAGCTCGGCATTGGCCAGGGCGACAAGGTCAAGGCCGGCCAGCTGTTGTTGGTGCTCGATCAGGTTCAGCTCCAGGCTGACTTGGCCACCCTGCTGGCGAGGGAGGAAAAGGACAAACTCAATTACCAGCGTTACGAATACCTGGTACGTCAGGGTGCTGCCAGTGCAATCCAGCGCGATCAGTTCCGTGCTCAGTACATCGAGTCTCGCGAGGCCGTGCTGGCCAAGCGGGCCGATCTGGCGTTCCGAGATCTGCGCTCGCCGATCGACGGCACGGTGGCAGACGTTCAGGTGAAGGTGGGCGATGTGATCAGTGCCGGAGATCCCTTCACCCGCCTGATTCGCAATGATCGTCTCTTCGCCCGCATCGATGTCCCGGCGATCTTTTCCGATCGAATCCGCCCCGGTCTGCCGGTGACCCTCAAGCAGGCCGGCTCGGATCGGGTGCTGGTGGAGGGCCGGATCGACTCGGTCGACCCCAACGTGCTGGCGGGTTCCCAGGCCCTGCTGGTCAAGGCGGCGTTCGCCAATCCGGGCGGCGGCCTGCGCAACGGTCAGCGGCTGCGGGCCACCGTCGAGCTGGATCGGCGTCAGCTGCCCTCCGTGCCCTTCGCGGCTGTCACCCAGTCGTCTGGTCAGAGCTTCGTCTTCAGGGTCGGCACCCTGGCTGAACTGAAACTGCAGCCGGGCAAGGTGCCGATCGAGCAGTTGGAGGCTCTGCCGCCCAGTGCCCGCTTCGCCCTGCAGACGCCTGTGCAGCTCGGTGGTCTGCAGAACAATCGATATCCCGTGGTTCAAGGCCTGGATTCCGGCCGTCAGGTGATCACCAGCAACCTGCTCAACCTGCGCCACGGCATGCCGATCAAGGTCAACTAA
- a CDS encoding alpha/beta hydrolase has translation MLKRLLAGLAVGTALTTVALPASAAVDNDLPVRWNSGGAVWSTNLDAFSTFIDSGDVTDRGLASGLARSGWTSEEVRTGLSKTYSVDLVGVSRFLYSDNGVKFLKNATRSYFPYWTMNTYAVQALRSAIIADSVDGSISSAGIMAALPTDFRLADTCNTYDGKQNICAEGRCQGEAQCTSLLSWYVFLPACIQANQMADAVAAPRQAAPAPMPVEPIRGLW, from the coding sequence GTGCTGAAGCGCCTGCTTGCCGGTCTCGCCGTGGGAACGGCCCTCACCACCGTTGCTCTGCCGGCCTCTGCCGCAGTTGACAACGATCTTCCCGTTCGTTGGAACAGCGGCGGTGCCGTCTGGTCCACCAACCTTGATGCCTTCTCGACCTTTATTGATTCCGGTGATGTGACCGATCGCGGTCTTGCCAGCGGTCTGGCCCGCTCCGGCTGGACCTCCGAAGAGGTTCGCACCGGTCTGTCCAAGACGTACAGCGTCGACCTGGTCGGCGTCTCCCGTTTCCTCTATTCCGATAACGGAGTCAAGTTCCTCAAGAACGCCACCCGCAGCTACTTCCCCTACTGGACGATGAACACCTACGCCGTCCAGGCGCTGCGTTCGGCGATCATTGCCGATTCCGTGGATGGTTCGATCTCCTCGGCCGGGATCATGGCGGCCCTGCCTACTGACTTCCGCCTGGCTGATACCTGCAACACCTACGACGGAAAGCAGAACATCTGTGCAGAGGGTCGTTGCCAGGGTGAAGCGCAATGCACCTCCCTGCTGTCCTGGTACGTCTTCCTGCCCGCCTGCATCCAGGCCAACCAGATGGCCGATGCTGTGGCTGCTCCCCGTCAAGCCGCCCCCGCCCCGATGCCCGTTGAGCCCATCCGCGGCCTCTGGTGA
- the hflX gene encoding GTPase HflX produces the protein MKQGVLVGRTEGLRPAQRRQLERLCHRRHRPDETADTLGLQRLAGLSHELETPLTLLVDGRGLGRLLWVGPLETSGRLLERLPGSSRRLGEDWRLLTCCGRSRKLEPGTQEGIVGLDLAPRLWLRFADQPAAGGHWPAGLFVPSGAGQPWQGLEEGDLGDLCGRDPASLPCASTAPAAMAPGDRPSARGAPSAGQERVLLLVLTPNDQQQASREIAELEGLVRSAGAEPVGLVTQRRRQESPQSLWGEGKLSEAALEARRLGASLVVTDRELSPVQGRNLERLLDLPVSDRSELILDIFAQRAASAAGRLQVELAQLRYRLPRLTGRGQSLSRQGGGIGTRGPGETQLEKDRRAIARRIDHLQAKLKQLSAHRARLRQQRHGLRRLALVGYTNAGKSSLLNALTRRQGDQAVVAENKLFATLDPTTRRIDLIPATGPPLALLVTDTVGFIRDLPPPLIEAFRSTLEETLDADGLLLVVDLSDPGWPEQIATVNAILDSLGSCVPRRLVANQIDRCPAGELERALALEPQALFVSATAGLGLQGLRTALQDWPDSSIERLS, from the coding sequence TTGAAACAGGGTGTTCTGGTCGGACGCACCGAAGGGTTGCGCCCCGCCCAGCGGCGGCAGCTGGAGCGCCTCTGTCATCGCCGCCATCGCCCGGACGAAACGGCCGACACGCTGGGGCTGCAGCGCCTGGCGGGGCTCAGCCACGAGCTGGAAACCCCGCTGACCCTGCTGGTGGACGGCCGCGGCCTTGGCCGGCTGCTGTGGGTGGGCCCCCTGGAAACCTCAGGCCGGCTGCTGGAGCGGCTGCCGGGATCGAGCCGGCGCCTGGGGGAAGACTGGCGGCTGCTCACCTGCTGCGGCCGCAGCCGCAAGCTCGAACCCGGTACCCAGGAAGGGATCGTGGGGCTGGATCTGGCGCCGCGGCTGTGGCTGCGCTTCGCAGACCAACCCGCGGCCGGGGGGCACTGGCCAGCCGGCCTGTTCGTGCCCAGCGGAGCCGGGCAGCCCTGGCAGGGCCTGGAGGAGGGGGATCTGGGCGATCTGTGCGGCCGTGATCCCGCCAGCCTGCCCTGCGCCTCCACCGCCCCTGCCGCCATGGCGCCGGGCGATCGGCCTTCAGCCAGGGGAGCGCCATCCGCTGGGCAGGAGCGGGTTCTGCTGCTGGTCCTCACCCCGAATGACCAGCAGCAGGCCAGCCGGGAGATCGCCGAGCTGGAGGGGCTGGTCCGCAGCGCCGGGGCCGAACCGGTGGGACTGGTGACCCAGCGCCGCCGGCAGGAGTCCCCCCAGAGCCTCTGGGGCGAGGGCAAGCTCAGCGAGGCCGCCCTGGAAGCGCGGCGGCTCGGCGCCAGCCTGGTGGTGACCGATCGGGAACTCAGCCCGGTGCAGGGCCGCAACCTGGAGCGGTTGCTGGATCTGCCGGTGAGCGACCGGAGCGAGCTGATCCTCGACATCTTTGCCCAGCGGGCGGCCAGCGCCGCCGGTCGTTTGCAGGTCGAGCTGGCCCAGCTGCGCTACCGCCTGCCACGGCTCACCGGCCGGGGCCAGAGCCTCTCGCGCCAGGGGGGCGGCATCGGCACACGAGGACCGGGCGAAACCCAGCTCGAGAAAGACCGGCGCGCCATCGCCCGCCGCATCGACCACCTCCAGGCCAAGCTGAAACAGCTGAGCGCCCACCGGGCCCGCCTGCGGCAGCAGCGCCACGGCCTCCGCCGGCTGGCCCTTGTGGGCTACACCAACGCCGGCAAAAGCTCCCTGCTCAATGCCCTCACCCGCCGCCAGGGCGATCAGGCAGTCGTGGCGGAGAACAAGCTGTTCGCCACGCTCGATCCCACCACCCGCCGCATCGACCTGATTCCCGCCACCGGCCCACCTCTGGCGCTGCTGGTCACCGACACGGTGGGCTTCATCCGCGATCTGCCGCCGCCCCTGATCGAAGCCTTCCGCTCCACCCTCGAGGAGACCCTCGATGCCGATGGCCTGCTGCTGGTGGTGGACCTCAGCGATCCAGGCTGGCCGGAACAGATCGCCACGGTGAACGCCATTCTCGATTCGCTCGGCAGCTGCGTTCCACGGAGACTTGTGGCCAACCAGATCGATCGCTGCCCGGCAGGGGAGCTGGAGAGGGCTCTGGCCCTGGAGCCGCAGGCCCTGTTCGTCTCAGCCACGGCAGGGCTGGGCCTCCAGGGGCTGCGGACGGCATTGCAGGATTGGCCGGATTCCTCGATCGAACGCCTGTCATGA
- the bcp gene encoding thioredoxin-dependent thiol peroxidase — protein MALQIGDPAPDFTLPDQEGKSVSLADFRGQRVVIYFYPKDDTPGCTKEACNFRDQWSSFSANGITVLGISKDGAASHAKFIDKYTLPFTLLSDAEPCPVAEAYGSYGLKKFMGKEYMGMMRHTFVVDPEGKIELVYLKVKAEEMADQILGDLGLA, from the coding sequence ATGGCCCTCCAGATCGGTGATCCCGCACCAGATTTCACGCTGCCCGACCAGGAGGGCAAGTCCGTGAGCCTGGCGGACTTCCGCGGACAACGCGTGGTGATCTACTTCTATCCCAAGGACGACACGCCGGGCTGCACCAAGGAGGCCTGCAATTTCCGCGACCAGTGGAGCAGCTTCAGCGCCAATGGCATCACGGTGCTGGGCATCAGCAAAGACGGCGCCGCCAGCCATGCCAAGTTCATCGACAAGTACACCCTTCCCTTCACCCTGCTCAGCGATGCGGAGCCCTGCCCGGTGGCCGAGGCCTACGGCAGCTACGGCCTCAAGAAGTTCATGGGCAAGGAGTACATGGGCATGATGCGCCACACCTTCGTGGTGGACCCAGAGGGGAAGATCGAGCTGGTCTACCTCAAGGTCAAGGCGGAGGAAATGGCCGATCAGATCCTTGGAGATCTCGGTCTGGCCTGA
- a CDS encoding 4'-phosphopantetheinyl transferase superfamily protein: MVTPSDVLERLSHQERSWCASLAEPRRSCYAASRALLRAQLAEPLRCDPAAVPLHSPPGEAPRLEAGHGWTGISHSGAALLTAWSPRPIGVDIESLTRRLAAVPLIQRHFPAAERRQLLDGPWSQDPVSLQQAVLTSWVHKEAAIKWRRSSLAAELHHWCFDHARCELRQLVDGATPPSCSGQRGEWLWAAVGEGVTRAHLLGRMP; encoded by the coding sequence ATGGTGACGCCGTCGGATGTGCTGGAGCGGCTGAGCCACCAGGAACGGAGCTGGTGCGCGAGTCTGGCGGAACCCCGCCGGAGCTGCTATGCGGCCAGTCGTGCCCTGTTGCGCGCCCAACTGGCGGAGCCCCTGCGCTGTGATCCAGCCGCGGTGCCCCTGCACAGCCCCCCTGGGGAGGCACCGCGTCTGGAGGCCGGGCACGGCTGGACCGGCATCAGTCACAGCGGTGCCGCCCTGCTGACGGCCTGGTCCCCCCGGCCGATCGGTGTCGACATTGAATCCCTGACCCGTCGTCTGGCGGCAGTCCCGTTGATCCAGCGTCACTTCCCTGCAGCGGAGCGTCGACAGCTTCTGGACGGCCCCTGGAGCCAAGATCCCGTAAGCCTGCAGCAGGCCGTGCTGACCAGCTGGGTGCACAAGGAGGCGGCGATCAAGTGGCGCCGCTCCAGCCTGGCTGCAGAATTGCATCATTGGTGCTTTGACCACGCCCGCTGCGAGCTTCGCCAGTTGGTTGATGGGGCCACTCCCCCCAGCTGCAGCGGTCAGCGGGGGGAGTGGCTGTGGGCGGCGGTAGGGGAGGGTGTGACGCGGGCCCACCTGCTGGGGCGGATGCCGTGA
- a CDS encoding phosphoadenylyl-sulfate reductase, producing MVTAPAATLPVDMAGRSIDLAAARADLDPLKAQERLQWAFDRFQDGFALTTSFGIQSAVLLHMLSRLDGGASIPVIWVDTGYLPPETYRYADQLTARLGLNLHVAQSGLSPARMEALHGRLWETGRVEDLELYHRIRKVEPLDRAFAELQVRCWASGVRGGQTDHRRSMQVLDPIRQRWSLRPLLVWSNRDVYYYMEEHGLPQHPLFEQGYTTVGDWHSSAPDDGSTIGRATRFGGLKQECGIHLPGLMGEGI from the coding sequence ATGGTGACTGCCCCCGCCGCAACCCTCCCCGTTGACATGGCGGGGCGGTCGATCGATCTGGCCGCGGCCCGTGCCGACCTGGATCCGCTCAAGGCCCAGGAGCGTCTCCAATGGGCCTTCGATCGGTTTCAGGACGGTTTTGCGCTGACCACCAGCTTCGGGATCCAGTCGGCGGTGCTGCTGCACATGCTGAGCCGTCTGGATGGCGGTGCCTCCATCCCAGTGATCTGGGTGGACACCGGCTACCTGCCGCCCGAGACCTATCGCTACGCCGATCAGCTCACGGCCCGTCTGGGCCTCAACCTGCACGTGGCGCAGTCGGGGCTGTCGCCGGCCCGGATGGAGGCCTTGCATGGCCGGCTCTGGGAAACCGGCCGTGTCGAAGATCTGGAGCTCTATCACCGCATCCGCAAGGTGGAACCGCTGGACCGTGCCTTCGCTGAGCTGCAGGTGCGCTGCTGGGCCAGCGGTGTGCGGGGTGGCCAGACCGATCACCGCCGCAGCATGCAGGTGCTCGATCCGATCCGCCAGCGCTGGTCGTTGCGGCCCCTGCTGGTCTGGAGCAATCGCGACGTTTACTACTACATGGAGGAGCACGGTCTCCCCCAGCATCCGCTGTTCGAACAGGGCTACACGACCGTGGGCGACTGGCATTCCAGTGCCCCCGACGATGGCAGCACCATTGGCCGGGCCACGCGTTTTGGGGGGCTCAAGCAGGAATGTGGCATCCATCTGCCCGGATTGATGGGTGAGGGCATCTGA
- a CDS encoding type III pantothenate kinase, protein MRASEPLASWLLIGNSRWHWAQRPPEPGAALRFCHTTPEAGFPAGGLRAWAAVGPVPATAMAGLAGAPRLDLSQVPLREMPAWLGVDRALAGWGAWRQDHRPVLVADAGTALSLTLVDGTGRFRGGRLQAGVALQLRALAAGTARLPRMEAWPPIPSNSSPVGAAAAWPQETAAAMAEGVVRGLAAAVVAAAAEAVAVCPGCRLWLTGGDGAQLLPLIEPAMPAAAPLQLIHAPNLCLEALVQLEDPQARPRSPRI, encoded by the coding sequence GTGAGGGCATCTGAGCCGCTGGCAAGCTGGTTGTTGATCGGCAACAGCCGCTGGCACTGGGCCCAGCGACCGCCCGAACCAGGTGCCGCCCTGCGCTTCTGCCACACCACGCCTGAGGCTGGGTTTCCGGCGGGCGGCCTGAGGGCCTGGGCGGCGGTCGGGCCCGTTCCGGCCACTGCAATGGCCGGACTGGCCGGTGCCCCGCGGCTGGATCTGAGCCAGGTTCCGCTGCGGGAGATGCCTGCCTGGCTGGGTGTGGATCGGGCGCTGGCGGGGTGGGGGGCCTGGCGGCAGGATCACAGGCCCGTGCTGGTGGCGGATGCAGGCACGGCCCTGAGCCTCACGTTGGTGGATGGCACCGGCCGCTTTCGAGGCGGCCGCCTTCAGGCCGGTGTCGCCCTGCAGCTGCGGGCGCTGGCGGCAGGAACAGCGCGGTTGCCACGGATGGAGGCATGGCCTCCGATCCCTAGCAACAGCTCCCCAGTTGGCGCTGCTGCAGCCTGGCCCCAGGAGACCGCCGCCGCCATGGCCGAAGGCGTGGTGCGGGGTCTGGCGGCGGCGGTGGTGGCGGCCGCTGCGGAAGCTGTGGCTGTCTGTCCTGGATGCCGCCTCTGGCTCACCGGTGGAGACGGGGCCCAGCTGTTGCCCCTGATCGAGCCGGCCATGCCAGCGGCAGCACCGCTCCAGCTCATCCATGCCCCGAATCTCTGCCTGGAGGCTCTGGTGCAGCTGGAGGACCCTCAGGCCAGACCGAGATCTCCAAGGATCTGA